CGCCGATGCGATGTTGCAGCAGATCCTGACGCGGCCGCGAGAGTACGACGTCATCGCCACCCTCAACCTCAACGGCGACTACATCTCCGACGCGCTTGCGGCACAGGTGGGCGGGATCGGGATCGCGCCGGGGGCCAACATCAACTACGTCACCGGTCACGCCGTCTTCGAGGCAACGCACGGGACCGCACCCAAGTATGCCGGCAAGGACATGGTCAACCCGGGTTCGGTGATTCTTTCGGGCGAAATGATGTTGCGATATCTCGGCTGGACCGAAGCTGCCGATCTGGTGATTGCCGCGTTGTCGACTACAATCGGCCAGAAGCGGGTGACGTATGACTTCGAGCGGCTGATGACCGGAGCCACGAAGCTGTCGACAAGCGGATTCGCCCGGGCCGTGGTCGAGAACATGGCCGCAGCGTCCTGACTTGTCTCGCGCAGCGCACCAGCCGATGCTCCCTGAGGATGATCCCGGCTGGTCCACCTACGCGGACACCATCGTGCACTTCTCCACCACCCCTCCGGTGATGATTGACCTCGCCGTCCCGGTCGGCGCATCCGCACGCGCGCGCCTCGCGGCGGCCGGCTTCGAGGGATCATTCGGCCTGGTGACGCCGTGCAATCCGCGCGGCCGGCGGGTCGATGAGGCCACCAACGGCAACCTGCTGACGCGGTTCCTCGCCGAACTCGACGCAACCGGCAAACGGTATGTCCGGGTCGCAGGCTCGTCGGCGGATGGGCAGCACACCGAGCATGGTGTGGCGCTGGCGTGGTCGCAGGCCGATCTGGTGGCGCTTGCTCGCAAGTGGGAACAATCGGCGATCTACTGGTGGGATGGGGCTGCCTTCTGGGTGATCGGGGCGCTCACGGCGTCGGCGCCATGGCGCCTCGGCCGGGACACATGACCGGACGCGCTCGCGCGCCATCGATCGCTCCGCCGCTGGAGCAGGCGCTGCGTGAATTCGCCAACGCGCTCATCAAGTCGGCGATGTATCCTCCCGGTCACCGCTTCGTGATCCACAGCGCCGAGGCGTTGATCGATCGGTTGAGCACCCTGCTGCTCGATCGCGAAAGCTTCACCATCGGGGTCACGCCGCGCGGCTTGCTGGTGGATGGCGCCGCCGTGGAGGGGCTTCCCCCCGCGTTGCGTGAGTTCGCGGTCCGCCTCCATCGCAAGAACGTCGGGACGGTGCAGTTCACGCCGGGGATCGATGCCGCGGAACTCGCCGCCATGCTCAGCGCGCTCGCGGCCAGTGATGCCGATGAAAAGGTCGGGCGCGAAGGAATTCGGCTGGCGCACATCCGCGTCGAACCGCTGACCTACGACGTCCTCGCCTTTGCGGATCCGCTGGTTGATTCCGACATCGATGACATCTTCTGGGGACAACTCGTCGAAGCGGCGTTCGGGCTGCGCATTGCCGAACTGGAATCGCTGCCGACCGCGAGCCAGATCGCGGAGCACATCACTGCGCGGGTCGAAAACGCCGACAGCGCCCGACGAGTGTACCAAGCGCTCGCCGCCTTTTCGACGGCGCTTGCTGCGCGGGGCGAACGGGCCGGAGGCAACGCCAAGCGACGCTTCGTCGATGTCCTCGGGGCGCTGTCGCGACCGACGACCGCGCGATTGGTGGCGGCTGCTCCCACGCCATCGGCGCGCCGTCGCTTTCTTCGCGAGACGCTGTCGCTGGTGCCACCGGCCGTGTTGATGCAGGTCCTGGAGTCGGTCGCCGACGCGGATGGCGAGCCGATCTCACCGCAGTTGCGATGGCTTCTGGGCAAGCTCGCCGGCGGCGGCGGAGAGGAATTGCCCGCCGACGGCTCGGGAGCGTTCGCATCGCAAGTTGTCGGCCTGGTCGAGCAATGGGACGGCGTGCCGCCGCAGCAGGATGAGGGGACCGATCCCCGGCTCGGGATTGAACCGGCGCGCGTCGTGGCGGCCGGACTCGATCTCGGT
This region of Gemmatimonadales bacterium genomic DNA includes:
- a CDS encoding DUF3293 domain-containing protein, giving the protein MSRAAHQPMLPEDDPGWSTYADTIVHFSTTPPVMIDLAVPVGASARARLAAAGFEGSFGLVTPCNPRGRRVDEATNGNLLTRFLAELDATGKRYVRVAGSSADGQHTEHGVALAWSQADLVALARKWEQSAIYWWDGAAFWVIGALTASAPWRLGRDT